Proteins found in one Equus przewalskii isolate Varuska chromosome 20, EquPr2, whole genome shotgun sequence genomic segment:
- the LOC139077764 gene encoding ultra-long-chain fatty acid omega-hydroxylase-like produces MLPVAEPLLRLLGLERTAFRLGAASALLLSLLFVFFRLLLRFLRLCWRFRVTCRRLRCFPQPPRRSWLLGHLGMYLPNEMGLQDEKKVLDNMHHVLLVWIGPILPLLVLVHPDYIKPVVGASGRQVGPLSDG; encoded by the exons ATGCTGCCCGTCGCGGAGCCGCTGCTGCGTCTGCTGGGCCTGGAGAGGACCGCCTTCCGCCTGGGCGCCGCGTCAGCGCTGCTGCTCTCGCTGCTCTTCGTCTTCTTCCGCCTGCTGCTGCGCTTCCTGAGGCTCTGCTGGCGCTTCCGCGTCACCTGCCGACGGCTGCGCTGCTTCCCGCAGCCGCCCCGGCGCAGCTGGCTGCTGGGCCACCTGGGCATG TATCTCCCGAATGAGATGGGCCTCCAAGATGAGAAGAAGGTGCTGGACAACATGCACCATGTACTCCTGGTGTGGATTGGACCCATCCTGCCACTGTTGGTTCTGGTGCACCCTGACTACATTAAGCCCGTGGTGGGCGCCTCAGGTAGGCAGGTTGGGCCTCTGAGTGACGGGTAA